A part of Salvelinus alpinus chromosome 5, SLU_Salpinus.1, whole genome shotgun sequence genomic DNA contains:
- the me2 gene encoding NAD-dependent malic enzyme, mitochondrial produces the protein MLSRLRASLTLRPCVSACRWTHTKEKGKPLMLNPRTNKGMAFSLQERQILGLQGLLPPKIESQDIQAMRFQRNLKKMTEPLEKYIYLMGIQERNEKLFYRVLMEDIEELMPIVYTPTVGLACTQYGHIFRRPKGLFISILDRGHIRSILDNWPETNVAAVVVTDGERILGLGDLGVFGMGIPVGKLCLYTACAGIRPERCLPVVIDVGTDNETLLKDPFYMGLYQKRDRSQLYDDLIDEFMEAVVDKYGQDTLIQFEDFGNHNAFRLMRKYREKYCTFNDDIQGTAAVALAGLLAAQRAIGKPITEHRILFCGAGEAALGIANLITMSMVEKGLTQDEARKKIWMFDKDGLLVKGRAQETDGNQEAFVHESPGDVQSFLDAVNVIQPTAIIGVSGAGRLFTHDVLKKMGTLNKRPIIFALSNPTTKAECTAEDAYTLTDGRCLFASGSPFGTVTLADGRVFTPGQGNNAYIFPGVALAVILSGVRHISDTVFLEAAKTLADQLTDEELAEGRLYPPLSNIREVSVQMAVKVVRFVYANNMAFRYPEPKDKDTFVRSTVWDINYDSFLPDIYEWKGMNPAPDH, from the exons ATGTTGTCTAGACTGAGGGCATCACTGACGCTGCGGCCCTGTGTGAGCGCCTGCCGCTGGACACACACCAAAGAGAAGGGCAAGCCTCTCATGTTGAATCCTCGCACCAAcaag GGCATGGCCTTCTCACTGCAGGAGAGGCAGATCCTGGGTCTTCAGGGTCTTCTGCCCCCCAAGATAGAGTCCCAGGACATCCAGGCCATGCGTTTCCAGAGGAACCTGAAGAAGATGACAGAGCCACTGGAGAA gTACATTTACCTGATGGGGATCCAGGAGAGGAACGAGAAACTCTTCTACCGCGTGCTGATGGAAGACATTGAGGAGCTGATGCCTATCGTTTACACTCCCACCGTGGGCCTGGCCTGTACACAGTACGGACACATCTTCAGGAGGCCCAA AGGCCTGTTCATATCCATCTTGGATCGAGGCCACATTCGctccatattggacaactggccAGAGACCAATGTGGCG GCGGTCGTGGTGACAGACGGAGAGCGTATCCTGGGCCTGGGGGACCTGGGGGTGTTTGGGATGGGCATCCCCGTGGGGAAACTATGCCTGTACACTGCCTGCGCTGGGATCAGGCCCGAGAGGTGCCTTCCTGTGGTCATCGACGTGGGAACTGACAACGAg ACCCTTCTGAAGGACCCATTCTACATGGGTTTGTACCAGAAGCGGGATCGTTCCCAGCTCTACGATGACCTGATCGATGAGTTTATGGAGGCTGTGGTGGACAAGTACGGCCAGGACACCCTGATCCAGTTTGAAGACTTTGGGAATCACAATGCATTCCGCTTGATGAGGAAATACCGCGAGAAGTACTGCACCTTTAACGATGATATCCAAG GAACTGCAGCGGTTGCCCTGGCAGGGCTGTTGGCAGCTCAGAGGGCCATTGGGAAACCCATCACTGAACATAGGATCCTGTTCTGCGGAGCAGGGGAG GCTGCCCTGGGTATCGCCAACCTGATTACCATGTCGATGGTGGAGAAGGGTTTAACCCAGGACGAAGCCAGGAAAAAGATCTGGATGTTTGACAAGGATGGCCTACTGGTCAAG GGCCGAGCGCAGGAGACAGATGGCAACCAGGAGGCTTTTGTGCATGAAAGTCCCGGAGATGTGCAGAGCTTCTTAGATGCAGTCAACGTCATCCAACCAACAGCCATTATTG GTGTGTCCGGGGCTGGACGCCTCTTTACCCACGACGTCCTCAAAAAGATGGGCACCCTAAATAAACGACCAATTATATTCGCCTTGAGCAACCCTACCACCAAGGCAGAGTGCACGGCTGAAGATGCCTATACCCTCACAGAT GGTCGCTGCCTGTTTGCCAGTGGAAGTCCGTTTGGCACGGTGACTCTGGCTGATGGACGtgttttcacacctggacaaggGAACAATGCTTACATATTCCCAG GTGTAGCCCTGGCTGTGATCCTCAGTGGCGTGAGACACATCAGTGACACGGTCTTCCTGGAAGCTGCCAAG ACCCTGGCAGACCAGTTGACTGATGAGGAGCTGGCTGAGGGGAGGCTGTACCCGCCACTGTCCAACATCCGAGAGGTCTCTGTCCAGATGGCAGTCAAG GTGGTCCGGTTTGTGTACGCCAACAACATGGCCTTCCGTTACCCAGAGCCCAAGGACAAGGACACCTTTGTCAGGTCAACTGTATGGGACATCAACTACGACTCATTTCTCCCTGACATCTATGAGTGGAAAGGGATGAACCCAGCACCTGATCATTAG
- the aptx gene encoding aprataxin, translated as MSICLLISKNGRHKPIHLPHLQTVVLGRGPETTIKDKKCSREQVELKADCNKGYISVKQLGFNPTSVNSEVVGKGNQVEMRSGQQLHMVNELYPYTVCFKEDPSNSQSSVGTKRPCGPASEERELHREPPGQKVPRKTEDSTQCKHGGSTSTNTQPEPQTEKTETLGYWSQGLKASMQDPKMQVYKDDRVVVIMDKYPKAHYHWLVLPWESIPSLKTLRREHCDLLRHMNQVADRIVQQQCPDAGLLHFRQGYHAIPSMSHVHLHVISQDFDSPCLKNKKHWNSFTTDYFIESQEVIQMLEKDGKVTVKEGTNELLKLPLCCHVCGMALSTIPQLKEHLKSHPYGRL; from the coding sequence ATGTCTATTTGTTTGCTGATCAGCAAAAATGGAAGGCATAAACCGATTCATCTACCTCACCTACAGACAGTTGTCTTGGGTCGGGGTCCAGAAACAACGATAAAAGACAAAAAATGTTCCAGGGAGCAGGTTGAGCTCAAGGCAGACTGCAACAAAGGGTATATCAGTGTAAAACAGCTGGGTTTCAACCCCACTAGTGTGAACTCTGAGGTGGTGGGTAAAGGCAACCAAGTGGAGATGAGATCTGGCCAGCAGCTGCACATGGTCAATGAGCTGTACCCGTATACTGTGTGCTTCAAAGAGGATCCATCCAACTCTCAGTCCAGTGTGGGCACCAAGAGGCCCTGTGGGCCTGCTTCAGAGGAGCGGGAGCTTCACAGAGAGCCCCCTGGGCAAAAAGTACCAAGGAAAACAGAGGACTCCACTCAGTGCAAGCATGGAGGGTccacctccactaacacacagCCTGAACCTCAAACAGAGAAAACTGAAACTTTAGGATATTGGAGCCAAGGATTGAAAGCCTCAATGCAAGACCCCAAAATGCAGGTCTACAAGGATGACAGAGTAGTTGTTATCATGGACAAGTACCCCAAGGCTCACTACCACTGGCTGGTCCTGCCCTGGGAGTCCATCCCCAGTCTGAAGACACTGCGCAGGGAGCACTGTGATCTGTTGAGGCACATGAACCAGGTAGCAGACAGGATTGTACAACAGCAGTGCCCCGATGCTGGCCTGCTACACTTCCGCCAGGGCTACCACGCCATCCCCAGTATGAGCCATGTCCATCTACACGTGATCAGCCAGGACTTTGACTCCCCTTGTTTAAAGAACAAGAAACACTGGAATTCATTCACAACAGACTATTTCATAGAATCTCAAGAAGTCATTCAGATGCTGGAAAAGGATGGGAAGGTCACCGTAAAAGAAGGGACAAATGAGTTGTTGAAACTACCTCTCTGCTGTCATGTGTGTGGCATGGCGCTGTCCACCATACCACAACTTAAGGAGCACCTGAAATCTCACCCATATGGTAGATTGTGA
- the elac1 gene encoding zinc phosphodiesterase ELAC protein 1 isoform X1, which translates to MTMDLTFLGTGSAYPSPHRGASALVLRTEGECWLFDCGEGTQTQLMKSQLKASRITKVFISHLHGDHLFGLPGLLCTVSLNLNPCPTQPPTCVDIYGPQGLRQFLRVALELTSSQLLFPYSVHELEPTTDQCPTEGQLSPDVTADSGRLHPQERAGRTIPLDVNSDCYVILEEKRFVVKAFRLFHRVPSFGFSVQEHDWPGRLNTELLKDLGLKPGPLYGRLKAGESVTLENGQVVKPSEVLEEAIPGRKVCVLGDCSSLLGEGPLRACHRADILVHEATLSDEHREKAVDHGHSTPSMAAAVAQACCARMLVLYHFSQRYKPAGQHKEGDEDDVLELRRQAEEALQGTGIEVSLAEDFLTIPIPLIRLH; encoded by the exons atgaccaTGGACCTAACTTTTCTGGGGACAGGGTCGGCATACCCTTCCCCCCATCGTGGCGCTTCTGCCCTCGTACTCAGAACAGAAGGGGAGTGTTGGCTGTTTGACTGCGGAGAAGGGACGCAAACTCAACTGATGAAGAGTCAATTGAAGGCTA GCCGAATCACCAAAGTGTTTATCTCTCACCTGCATGGCGATCACCTCTTTGGTCTACCAGGGCTACTGTGCACTGTGAGCCTAAACCTCAACCCCTGTCCCACCCAGCCTCCAACATGTGTGGATATCTATGGTCCCCAGGGTCTCAGGCAGTTCCTGAGGGTGGCATTAGAGCTCACCAGCTCCCAGCTTCTCTTCCCCTATTCAGTACATGAGCTAGAGCCCACCACTGACCAGTGTCCTACAGAGGGTCAGCTAAGCCCTGACGTCACAGCAGATTCTGGGCGTCTCCATCCCCAAGAACGCGCCGGCCGAACAATCCCCCTGGATGTCAACAGTGACTGCTATGTTATACTGGAGGAGAAGCGTTTTGTTGTGAAGGCGTTCCGTTTGTTCCACCGGGTACCCTCCTTCGGGTTCTCTGTTCAAGAACATGATTGGCCAGGGCGTTTGAACACAGAACTACTGAAGGATCTTG GTTTGAAGCCTGGACCACTCTATGGGCGACTGAAAGCTGGTGAGTCGGTGACACTGGAAAATGGGCAAGTGGTGAAGCCCAGTGAGGTGCTGGAGGAAGCCATTCCGGGGAGAAAAGTGTGTGTTTTAGGGGATTGCAGCTCGTTATTGGGGGAGGGACCCCTGAGGGCCTGTCACAGAGCTGACATCCTGGTGCATGAGGCCACCCTGTCAGATGAGCATCGGGAGAAGGCAGTGGACCATGGGCACAGCACACCTAGTATGGCAGCTGCAGTGGCACAGGCCTGTTGTGCACGCATGCTGGTGCTCTACCATTTCAGTCAGAGGTATAAGCCGGCCGGCCAGCACAAAGAGGGTGATGAGGATGATGTCTTGGAGCTCAGGAGACAAGCTGAGGAGGCGTTGCAGGGCACAGGCATAGAGGTGTCCCTGGCGGAGGACTTTCTCACGATACCCATACCCCTCATAAGGCTTCACTGA
- the elac1 gene encoding zinc phosphodiesterase ELAC protein 1 isoform X2, with protein MKSQLKASRITKVFISHLHGDHLFGLPGLLCTVSLNLNPCPTQPPTCVDIYGPQGLRQFLRVALELTSSQLLFPYSVHELEPTTDQCPTEGQLSPDVTADSGRLHPQERAGRTIPLDVNSDCYVILEEKRFVVKAFRLFHRVPSFGFSVQEHDWPGRLNTELLKDLGLKPGPLYGRLKAGESVTLENGQVVKPSEVLEEAIPGRKVCVLGDCSSLLGEGPLRACHRADILVHEATLSDEHREKAVDHGHSTPSMAAAVAQACCARMLVLYHFSQRYKPAGQHKEGDEDDVLELRRQAEEALQGTGIEVSLAEDFLTIPIPLIRLH; from the exons ATGAAGAGTCAATTGAAGGCTA GCCGAATCACCAAAGTGTTTATCTCTCACCTGCATGGCGATCACCTCTTTGGTCTACCAGGGCTACTGTGCACTGTGAGCCTAAACCTCAACCCCTGTCCCACCCAGCCTCCAACATGTGTGGATATCTATGGTCCCCAGGGTCTCAGGCAGTTCCTGAGGGTGGCATTAGAGCTCACCAGCTCCCAGCTTCTCTTCCCCTATTCAGTACATGAGCTAGAGCCCACCACTGACCAGTGTCCTACAGAGGGTCAGCTAAGCCCTGACGTCACAGCAGATTCTGGGCGTCTCCATCCCCAAGAACGCGCCGGCCGAACAATCCCCCTGGATGTCAACAGTGACTGCTATGTTATACTGGAGGAGAAGCGTTTTGTTGTGAAGGCGTTCCGTTTGTTCCACCGGGTACCCTCCTTCGGGTTCTCTGTTCAAGAACATGATTGGCCAGGGCGTTTGAACACAGAACTACTGAAGGATCTTG GTTTGAAGCCTGGACCACTCTATGGGCGACTGAAAGCTGGTGAGTCGGTGACACTGGAAAATGGGCAAGTGGTGAAGCCCAGTGAGGTGCTGGAGGAAGCCATTCCGGGGAGAAAAGTGTGTGTTTTAGGGGATTGCAGCTCGTTATTGGGGGAGGGACCCCTGAGGGCCTGTCACAGAGCTGACATCCTGGTGCATGAGGCCACCCTGTCAGATGAGCATCGGGAGAAGGCAGTGGACCATGGGCACAGCACACCTAGTATGGCAGCTGCAGTGGCACAGGCCTGTTGTGCACGCATGCTGGTGCTCTACCATTTCAGTCAGAGGTATAAGCCGGCCGGCCAGCACAAAGAGGGTGATGAGGATGATGTCTTGGAGCTCAGGAGACAAGCTGAGGAGGCGTTGCAGGGCACAGGCATAGAGGTGTCCCTGGCGGAGGACTTTCTCACGATACCCATACCCCTCATAAGGCTTCACTGA